From a region of the Ovis aries strain OAR_USU_Benz2616 breed Rambouillet chromosome 2, ARS-UI_Ramb_v3.0, whole genome shotgun sequence genome:
- the ZC3H15 gene encoding zinc finger CCCH domain-containing protein 15: MPPKKQAQAGGSKKAEQKKKEKIIEDKTFGLKNKKGAKQQKFIKAVTHQVKFGQQNPRQVAQSEAEKKLKKDDKKKELQELNELFKPVVAAQKISKGADPKSVVCAFFKQGQCTKGDKCKFSHDLTLERKCEKRSVYIDARDEELEKDTMDNWDEKKLEEVVNKKHGEAEKKKPKTQIVCKHFLEAIENNKYGWFWVCPGGGDICMYRHALPPGFVLKKDKKKEEKEDEISLEDLIERERSALGPNVTKITLESFLAWKKRKRQEKIDKLEQDIERRKADFKAGKALVISGREVFEFRPELVDDDDEEADDTRYTQGTGGDEVDDSVSVNDIDLSLYIPRDVDETGITVASLERFSTYTSEKDENKLSEASGGRAENGERSDLEEDNEGEGQENGAIDAVPVDENLFTGEDLDELEEELNTLDLAE, translated from the exons ATGCCCCCCAAGAAACAGGCTCAGGCCGGGGGCAGCAAAAAGGCGGAgcagaaaaagaaggagaagatTATCGAA GACAAAACTTTTGGTCTGAAGAATAAGAAAGGAGCAAAGCAACAGAAGTTTATCAAGGCTGTCACTCATCAAGTTAAATTTGGTCAACAGAATCCACGTCAG GTAGCACAAAGTGAAGCTGAAAAGAAGTTGAAGAAAGATGACAAGAAGAAAGAATTGCAAGAGCTAAATGAGTTGTTCAAACCTGTAGTTGCTgctcaaaaaataagtaaag GTGCAGATCCCAAATCCGTAGTGTGTGCATTTTTCAAGCAAGGACAGTGTACTAAAGGAGATAAGTGTAAGTTCTCTCATGACTTGACTCTAGAGAGAAAATGTGAAAAGCGAAGCGTTTACATTGATGCAAGAGATGAAGAACTtgaaaaag ATACTATGGATAATTGGGATGAGAAAAAGCTGGAAGAAGTTGTGAACAAGAAGCACGGTGAGGcggaaaagaaaaaaccaaaaactcaAATA GTGTGCAAGCATTTCCTTGAAGCTATTGAAAACAACAAATACGGCTGGTTTTGGGTATGTCCTGGAGGGGGTGATATTTGCATGTATCGTCATGCACTTCCTCCTGGATTTGtcttgaaaaaagataaaaagaaagaagagaaagaagatgaaaTTTCATTAGAAGATCTAATTGAAAGAGAG CGTTCTGCCCTAGGTCCAAATGTTACCAAAATCACTCTAGAATCTTTTCTtgcatggaagaaaagaaaaagacaagaaaagattGATAAACTTGAGCAAGAtatagaaagaaggaaagcagaCTTCAAAGCTGGGAAAGCATTAGTG ATCAGTGGTCGTGAGGTGTTTGAATTTCGTCCTGAACtggttgatgatgatgatgaggaAGCAGATGATACCCGTTACACCCAGGGAACAGGTGGTGATGAG GTTGATGATTCAGTGAGTGTAAATGACATAGATTTAAGCCTGTACATCCCAAGAGATGTAGATGAGACAGGTATTACTGTAGCCAGTCTTGAAAGATTCAGCACATATACTTCAGAAAAGGATG aaaacaaattaagTGAAGCTTCCGGAGGTAGGGCTGAAAATGGTGAGAGAAGTGATTTAGAAGAGGACAATGAAGGGGAAGGACAGGAAAATGGAGCCATCGATGCTGTTCCTGTTGATGAAAATCTGTTTACTGGGGAAGATTTGGATGAACTAGAAGAAGAATTAAACACACTTGATTTAGCAGAATGA